The following are from one region of the Georgenia sp. M64 genome:
- a CDS encoding TrkA family potassium uptake protein encodes MRVLIAGAGSVGRSIARELLGHGHEVALIDRNPAAMRIASVAEADWLLADACEPAALAEAQVEDADVVVAATGDDKVNLVVSLLAKTEFGVPRVVARVNNPKNEWMFDEAWGVDVQVSTPRIMTSLVEEAVTVGDLVRIFRFHQSGASMHELTLPADSPVVGALVGSLRWPTDTVLAAVIREDRPFTPTSDDTLEAGDELLFVVAAAALESDLSELQQMLAPARGATSATG; translated from the coding sequence ATGCGCGTCCTCATCGCGGGAGCGGGCTCGGTCGGGCGCTCGATCGCCCGGGAGCTCCTCGGGCACGGCCACGAGGTGGCCCTCATCGACCGCAACCCGGCGGCCATGCGCATCGCCAGCGTCGCCGAGGCGGACTGGCTCCTCGCCGACGCGTGCGAGCCGGCCGCCCTGGCCGAGGCGCAGGTCGAGGACGCCGACGTCGTCGTGGCCGCCACCGGCGACGACAAGGTCAACCTCGTGGTCTCCCTGCTCGCCAAGACCGAGTTCGGGGTCCCCCGCGTCGTGGCGCGGGTGAACAACCCGAAGAACGAGTGGATGTTCGACGAGGCGTGGGGGGTCGACGTCCAGGTCTCCACCCCCCGGATCATGACGTCTCTGGTGGAGGAGGCGGTCACGGTGGGCGACCTCGTGCGGATCTTCCGGTTCCACCAGTCCGGGGCGAGCATGCACGAGCTCACCCTGCCGGCGGACTCACCGGTGGTCGGGGCGCTGGTCGGGTCGCTGCGCTGGCCCACGGACACCGTGCTCGCCGCCGTCATCCGCGAGGACCGGCCCTTCACCCCGACGTCGGACGACACCCTCGAGGCCGGCGACGAGCTGCTCTTCGTCGTCGCCGCCGCGGCGCTGGAGTCCGACCTCAGCGAGCTTCAGCAGATGCTGGCTCCCGCACGAGGAGCCACGTCAGCCACAGGGTGA
- a CDS encoding DUF3093 domain-containing protein translates to MSSAVVYSERLSPSVRTHLVSVLAGLGTALAVSLFGPVAAVVAGIAVTVGISALLVATAPVVRVTQGGDPADGGAADARRLHAGGAVIPVDALGEAQVLDADGLREAIGPGADVRDHVCHRSWVRGGVRVAVVDPRDPTPSWVVCTRRPTQLIAALGRRGG, encoded by the coding sequence GTGAGCTCTGCGGTGGTCTACTCCGAGCGGCTGAGCCCCTCGGTCCGCACGCACCTGGTGTCGGTGCTCGCCGGGCTGGGGACGGCTCTGGCCGTCTCCCTCTTCGGGCCGGTGGCCGCCGTCGTGGCGGGCATAGCCGTGACGGTCGGGATCTCCGCGCTCCTCGTCGCCACGGCTCCGGTGGTCCGGGTCACCCAGGGGGGCGACCCGGCGGACGGTGGCGCCGCCGACGCCCGCCGGCTTCACGCCGGCGGTGCGGTCATCCCGGTCGATGCCCTCGGAGAGGCGCAGGTGCTCGACGCCGACGGGTTGCGTGAGGCGATCGGACCGGGCGCCGACGTGCGCGACCACGTGTGCCACCGCTCGTGGGTCCGTGGCGGCGTGCGGGTGGCCGTGGTGGACCCGCGGGACCCGACGCCGTCGTGGGTGGTGTGCACACGCCGGCCCACGCAGCTCATCGCTGCGCTGGGCCGGCGTGGGGGCTGA
- a CDS encoding DUF4193 domain-containing protein, with amino-acid sequence MATDYDAPRKNEEDLSEDSIEELKARRAEKNSGAVDEDEAEAAEGFELPGADLSGEELSVRVLPRQADEFTCSKCFLVHHRSQLAYEENGQLVCSECAA; translated from the coding sequence ATGGCGACCGACTACGACGCACCGCGCAAGAACGAAGAGGACCTCTCCGAGGACTCCATCGAGGAGCTGAAGGCGCGCCGCGCCGAGAAGAACTCCGGAGCGGTGGACGAGGACGAGGCGGAGGCGGCGGAGGGCTTCGAGCTCCCCGGCGCGGACCTGTCCGGCGAGGAGCTCTCCGTGCGCGTGCTGCCGCGCCAGGCGGACGAGTTCACCTGCTCCAAGTGCTTCCTGGTTCACCACCGCAGCCAGCTCGCGTACGAGGAGAACGGACAGCTCGTCTGCTCCGAGTGCGCCGCCTGA
- the sepH gene encoding septation protein SepH, whose product MVELELLGLHGDGEHLTLTDDDGRRYRLSIDDTLRAAVRRDRPHLEALRAAGESPLRPKDIQALVRAGASAEEVAEVSGLSPEHVRRYEGPVLAEREWVVQQAQGHRVGRESDAPRLGDLVLDRLAARGVATGALAWDAVRRQGEPWEVVVTFVAGGREREARWQVDLPARSVHALDDEARWLSETEVGPGAHPRRHLSPVGAGRAGVQDLAPERRPRRDEPAEPAEPAEETRPERSETDNLLAELAAHRGTRLELQPELEPDDDEGGALWDAPGAHPPASRPEEATDAHVLALPRRAVTQAETGPGTTPALPAGGRPGGEDVQVAPDDRDVEAADRSSGGPGPAPDGGHAGRQPRRQRRSSRRSVPSWDEIVFGARPE is encoded by the coding sequence ATGGTTGAGCTCGAGCTCCTCGGTCTGCACGGCGACGGTGAGCACCTGACGCTGACCGACGACGACGGACGTCGCTACCGCCTGTCCATCGACGACACGCTGCGCGCCGCCGTCCGCCGCGACCGACCCCACCTGGAGGCGCTGCGCGCCGCCGGGGAGTCGCCCCTGCGCCCCAAGGACATCCAGGCGCTCGTGCGCGCCGGTGCCAGTGCGGAGGAGGTGGCCGAGGTCTCCGGCCTCTCGCCCGAGCACGTCCGCCGGTACGAGGGGCCCGTCCTCGCCGAGCGCGAGTGGGTCGTCCAGCAGGCGCAGGGTCACCGCGTCGGACGGGAGAGCGACGCCCCACGCCTGGGCGACCTCGTCCTGGACCGTCTCGCCGCCCGCGGCGTCGCCACCGGCGCGCTCGCCTGGGACGCGGTCCGCCGCCAGGGCGAGCCGTGGGAGGTCGTCGTGACGTTCGTCGCCGGCGGTCGCGAGCGCGAGGCCCGCTGGCAGGTGGACCTGCCGGCCCGGAGCGTCCACGCGCTCGACGACGAGGCACGGTGGCTCTCGGAGACCGAGGTGGGTCCCGGTGCTCACCCCCGCCGGCACCTGAGCCCCGTCGGCGCGGGCCGGGCCGGGGTCCAGGACCTCGCTCCCGAGCGGCGCCCGCGCCGTGACGAGCCGGCCGAACCGGCCGAGCCGGCCGAGGAGACCCGCCCGGAGCGGTCCGAGACCGACAACCTCCTGGCCGAGCTCGCCGCCCACCGCGGCACCCGTCTGGAGCTCCAGCCCGAGCTCGAGCCGGACGACGACGAGGGTGGCGCTCTGTGGGACGCCCCCGGGGCGCACCCGCCTGCCTCCCGGCCGGAGGAGGCCACCGACGCCCACGTCCTGGCGCTGCCGCGCCGCGCCGTGACGCAGGCGGAGACCGGCCCGGGCACGACGCCCGCCCTGCCGGCCGGCGGACGGCCCGGCGGCGAGGACGTGCAGGTCGCGCCGGACGACCGGGACGTCGAGGCCGCGGACCGGTCCTCGGGCGGTCCCGGACCCGCGCCCGACGGCGGTCACGCCGGCCGGCAGCCCCGGCGGCAGCGTCGCTCCTCCCGGCGCAGCGTCCCGAGCTGGGACGAGATCGTCTTCGGCGCCCGGCCGGAGTAG
- a CDS encoding alkaline phosphatase family protein, giving the protein MSAAVPVDHPHLRSVMPAALDAAGLATTSAGRTSAEDRSLLGLPAAPRVCVVLVDGLGMRMLAERGGHAPFLRSAGARTLTTTFPSTTAAAITTLGTGELPGRTGMLGYSVRDPGHGGVLNLIQWDGASVTPREWQRTDTLFEQLAGRRAAGEDLPEVVSVGPARFVGSGLTEAALRGVRNVSAEFLPERVDAAVAQLRRGAAAVYLYWGDVDHTGHVHGWGSWQWGEEMEATDRELRRLERSLPPGTLLVITADHGMVDVTDRVDVATTPALAAGVELVAGEPRACHVYTRPGTAPDVARRWREELGERAWVVEREELVATGLLGPVAPERAAAIGDVVAVMTGRHAVVDSRTQPARSLALVGMHGALTPDELEVPLVQAVV; this is encoded by the coding sequence GTGAGTGCGGCGGTGCCGGTCGACCACCCGCACCTGCGCTCGGTGATGCCCGCCGCGCTGGACGCCGCCGGCCTGGCCACGACCTCCGCCGGCCGCACCTCCGCGGAGGACCGGTCCCTGCTCGGCCTGCCCGCGGCCCCGAGGGTCTGCGTCGTCCTCGTCGACGGCCTGGGGATGCGGATGCTCGCCGAGCGCGGCGGGCACGCCCCCTTCCTGCGCTCGGCCGGCGCCCGGACCCTCACCACGACGTTCCCCTCGACCACGGCCGCGGCCATCACCACCCTCGGCACCGGCGAGCTGCCGGGCCGCACGGGGATGCTGGGCTACTCGGTCCGGGACCCCGGGCACGGCGGGGTCCTCAACCTCATCCAGTGGGACGGCGCGAGCGTCACCCCGCGGGAGTGGCAGCGCACCGACACCCTCTTCGAGCAGCTGGCGGGCCGGCGTGCCGCGGGCGAGGATCTGCCCGAGGTCGTCAGCGTGGGCCCGGCCCGGTTCGTCGGCTCGGGGCTGACCGAGGCGGCGCTGCGGGGCGTGCGCAACGTCTCCGCCGAGTTCCTCCCGGAGCGGGTCGACGCCGCCGTCGCCCAGCTCCGCCGCGGCGCGGCCGCCGTCTACCTCTACTGGGGCGACGTCGACCACACCGGGCACGTCCACGGCTGGGGGTCGTGGCAGTGGGGGGAGGAGATGGAGGCCACCGACCGCGAGCTGCGCCGTCTGGAGCGGTCGCTCCCACCGGGCACGCTCCTGGTCATCACCGCCGACCACGGCATGGTCGACGTCACCGACCGGGTCGACGTGGCCACCACCCCCGCCCTGGCGGCCGGGGTCGAGCTGGTCGCGGGCGAGCCGCGTGCCTGTCATGTCTACACCCGCCCCGGGACCGCCCCCGACGTCGCCCGCCGGTGGCGCGAGGAGCTCGGTGAGCGGGCGTGGGTCGTCGAACGGGAGGAGCTCGTCGCCACGGGCCTCCTCGGCCCCGTGGCGCCCGAGCGCGCCGCGGCCATCGGCGACGTCGTCGCGGTCATGACGGGGCGGCACGCGGTGGTGGACTCACGCACCCAGCCGGCCCGGTCGCTCGCCCTGGTGGGCATGCACGGTGCGCTGACGCCGGACGAGCTCGAGGTGCCCCTCGTCCAGGCGGTGGTCTAG
- a CDS encoding DUF3710 domain-containing protein, whose amino-acid sequence MGLFSRRSRDETPADGADAPVTDERADAPTGDGTQATGGAGGDDLDAASRGPHDVADRPELGARLDLGALRVPARSGLQVRLEMEKKSRNVVAVTLGLEGSAMQLQVFAAPRTAGIWDELREEISASVAKQGGTSEEATGPFGTELVTRLPVKTPEGGVGHRPARFLGVDGPRWFLRAVLTGRAAVEPDAAATFEALLADVVVVRGAEARAPRDVLLLHAPGRGAAPPAPVPTDAPLDPLRRGPEITEVR is encoded by the coding sequence ATGGGCCTGTTCTCGCGCCGCAGCCGGGACGAGACGCCTGCCGACGGCGCCGACGCGCCGGTGACCGACGAGCGTGCCGACGCGCCGACCGGCGACGGGACGCAGGCGACCGGTGGTGCGGGCGGGGACGACCTCGACGCCGCATCCCGCGGTCCTCACGACGTCGCCGACCGGCCCGAGCTGGGTGCCCGGCTCGACCTCGGCGCGCTGCGCGTGCCGGCTCGCAGCGGTCTCCAGGTGCGCCTGGAGATGGAGAAGAAGTCGCGCAACGTCGTCGCGGTGACGCTGGGCCTGGAGGGCTCGGCGATGCAGCTGCAGGTCTTCGCCGCCCCCCGCACCGCCGGGATCTGGGACGAGCTCCGCGAGGAGATCTCCGCGTCCGTCGCCAAGCAGGGTGGGACGAGCGAGGAGGCCACCGGCCCCTTCGGCACCGAGCTCGTCACCCGGCTTCCCGTCAAGACCCCCGAGGGCGGCGTCGGGCACCGCCCCGCACGGTTCCTCGGCGTCGACGGCCCCCGCTGGTTCCTCCGGGCCGTGCTCACCGGCAGGGCCGCCGTCGAGCCCGACGCGGCGGCGACCTTCGAGGCGCTGCTCGCCGACGTCGTCGTCGTCCGCGGCGCCGAGGCGCGGGCCCCGCGCGACGTGCTCCTGCTCCACGCCCCCGGCCGGGGCGCCGCCCCGCCCGCACCCGTGCCGACGGACGCCCCGCTCGACCCGCTGCGGCGCGGCCCGGAGATCACGGAGGTGCGGTGA
- a CDS encoding DUF3159 domain-containing protein, which translates to MTEPQDAEASEAAPLPEAAARSSLRQLVGEDFSVADSIGGWRGVAESMAPGVVFLAVFVATRDLVPALVASLAVALTATVLRLVQRTPVTQAVGGLLGVLVGVVWAWQSGRAEDYFAMGLWTNAAYLVALLVALALRWPVVGVVVALLRGHDMSWRTDPRQRARRSRYTVATWLWVGMFALRLVVQVPLYLDAEVAWLGTARIAMGLPLWGLTLWLTWLLVREPASAEAR; encoded by the coding sequence ATGACCGAGCCCCAGGACGCCGAGGCGAGCGAGGCGGCCCCGCTGCCCGAGGCAGCCGCGCGCTCGAGCCTGCGTCAGCTCGTCGGCGAGGACTTCTCCGTCGCGGACTCCATCGGCGGGTGGCGCGGCGTGGCCGAGTCGATGGCCCCCGGTGTCGTCTTCCTGGCCGTCTTCGTCGCCACCCGTGACCTCGTCCCGGCGCTCGTGGCCTCCCTCGCCGTGGCGCTGACGGCCACGGTCCTGCGGCTCGTCCAGCGCACCCCGGTGACCCAGGCCGTCGGCGGGCTCCTCGGGGTCCTCGTCGGCGTGGTGTGGGCCTGGCAGTCCGGCCGCGCCGAGGACTACTTCGCGATGGGCCTGTGGACGAACGCGGCGTACCTCGTCGCCCTCCTCGTGGCGCTCGCGCTGCGCTGGCCGGTCGTCGGGGTGGTGGTGGCGCTCCTGCGCGGCCACGACATGTCGTGGCGGACCGACCCGCGCCAGCGTGCCCGGCGCTCCCGCTACACCGTCGCCACCTGGCTCTGGGTGGGGATGTTCGCGCTGCGCCTGGTGGTCCAGGTCCCGCTCTACCTCGACGCGGAGGTCGCCTGGCTCGGCACCGCCCGGATCGCCATGGGTCTGCCCCTGTGGGGCCTCACCCTGTGGCTGACGTGGCTCCTCGTGCGGGAGCCAGCATCTGCTGAAGCTCGCTGA
- a CDS encoding thymidine kinase: MAQLVFFSGTMDSGKSTLALQMDHNHAARGRDGVRFSRNDRAGQAMLSSRLGLAVPAVEVTDDTDFWTEVVRRRTHGARVDYLICDEVQFYTPGQVEQLARLVDEMGVDVFGFGITTDFRTRLFPGSARMLELADRVEVLQVEALCWCGSRATHNARTVRGVMVTEGEQVVVGDTAEAPRHDGGDAAVPEREDEVGYEVLCRRHHMRHVTSAVARAASPSPQTLPLGD, encoded by the coding sequence GTGGCCCAGCTCGTCTTCTTCTCCGGGACCATGGACTCGGGCAAGTCCACCCTCGCCCTCCAGATGGACCACAACCACGCCGCGCGCGGCCGCGACGGCGTCCGGTTCTCGCGCAACGACCGCGCGGGCCAGGCGATGCTGTCCTCGCGCCTGGGCCTGGCGGTCCCCGCCGTGGAGGTCACCGACGACACGGACTTCTGGACCGAGGTGGTGCGCCGGCGCACCCACGGTGCCCGGGTGGACTACCTCATCTGCGACGAGGTGCAGTTCTACACCCCCGGCCAGGTCGAGCAGCTCGCCCGGCTCGTCGACGAGATGGGGGTCGACGTCTTCGGCTTCGGGATCACCACCGACTTCCGCACGCGTCTCTTCCCGGGCTCCGCGCGCATGCTCGAGCTCGCCGACCGGGTGGAGGTCCTCCAGGTGGAGGCGCTGTGCTGGTGCGGGTCGCGCGCGACCCACAACGCCCGCACGGTCCGCGGGGTCATGGTCACCGAGGGCGAGCAGGTGGTGGTCGGCGACACCGCCGAGGCGCCCCGCCACGACGGCGGCGACGCCGCCGTGCCCGAGCGCGAGGACGAGGTGGGCTACGAGGTGCTGTGCCGCCGTCACCACATGCGCCACGTCACCTCCGCGGTCGCCCGGGCGGCGAGCCCGAGCCCGCAGACGCTCCCGCTGGGGGACTGA
- a CDS encoding APC family permease — MPDIPGAFKRMLVGRPMRSDRLSQTLLPKRIALPVFASDALSSVAYAPDEIILTLALAGFAATAISPWVGLAVVVVMLTVVASYRQTVHAYPSGGGDYEVATENLGPRAGLGVASALLVDYVLTVAVSISSGAQYLAAALPAAIGLEVPVAVGVIALLALLNLRGVRESGTGFAIPTYLYMGSIGLMAVVGMVQAATGTLARAESAGLEVLPEAALDQGLVGLAGAFLVLRAFSSGSAALTGVEAISNGVPAFRRPRSRNAATTLLLLGLISATMLMSVLLLAGATGVRYVEDPGTQLLRDGVPVGENYEQHPVIGQIAAAVFTDVPVMYLVVTVVTGLILVLAANTAFNGFPGLGSILARDGFLPRQLHTRGDRLAYSNGILLLAAAAVVLVVAFDAQVTRLIQLYIVGVFISFTVSQLGMVRHWTSRLRVETSGPVRARMRRSRMVNSFGLVMTATVLLIVLVTKFTHGAWITLVLMAVLYGAMNGIRRHYDAVARDLTVPDLAAARALPSRVHGVVLVSKLHQPAMRALAYARATRPSTLEAVTVNVDPADTAELRRAWEEAEIPVPLTVLDSPFREITRPVVEHVRAVRRASPRDLVVVFVPEYVVSHWWEQVLHNQSALRLKGRLLYTPGVVMASVPFQLHEVDHLEEKK, encoded by the coding sequence GTGCCGGACATCCCAGGGGCGTTCAAGCGCATGCTCGTCGGACGCCCGATGCGCAGCGACCGCCTGAGCCAGACCCTTCTGCCCAAACGGATCGCCCTGCCGGTCTTCGCCTCGGACGCGCTGTCCTCCGTGGCCTACGCCCCGGACGAGATCATCCTCACCCTCGCCCTCGCCGGGTTCGCGGCCACCGCGATCTCGCCGTGGGTCGGTCTGGCGGTGGTCGTCGTCATGCTCACGGTCGTCGCCTCCTACCGCCAGACCGTCCACGCCTACCCCTCCGGCGGCGGGGACTACGAGGTCGCCACGGAGAACCTGGGCCCGCGGGCGGGCCTGGGGGTGGCCAGCGCGCTGCTCGTCGACTACGTCCTGACCGTGGCCGTGTCGATCTCCTCCGGCGCCCAGTACCTCGCCGCCGCCCTGCCGGCCGCGATCGGGCTCGAGGTGCCGGTCGCCGTCGGCGTCATCGCGCTGCTCGCGCTGCTGAACCTGCGGGGCGTGCGCGAGTCCGGCACCGGCTTCGCCATCCCCACCTACCTGTACATGGGCTCGATCGGGCTCATGGCGGTCGTCGGGATGGTCCAGGCCGCCACCGGCACCCTGGCCCGTGCCGAGTCCGCCGGGCTGGAGGTCCTGCCCGAGGCCGCGCTCGACCAGGGCCTGGTCGGGCTGGCCGGGGCGTTCCTCGTGCTCCGGGCCTTCTCCTCCGGCTCCGCGGCGCTGACCGGCGTCGAGGCGATCAGCAACGGCGTCCCGGCGTTCCGGCGACCCCGCTCCCGCAACGCCGCCACCACCCTGCTCCTCCTGGGGCTGATCTCGGCCACCATGCTCATGTCGGTGCTCCTCCTCGCCGGCGCCACCGGCGTGCGCTACGTCGAGGACCCCGGCACCCAGCTCCTGCGCGACGGGGTGCCGGTGGGCGAGAACTACGAGCAGCACCCGGTCATCGGTCAGATCGCCGCGGCGGTGTTCACCGACGTGCCCGTCATGTACCTCGTCGTCACCGTGGTCACCGGCCTCATCCTCGTCCTGGCCGCCAACACCGCCTTCAACGGGTTCCCGGGCCTGGGCTCCATCCTCGCGCGCGACGGCTTCCTGCCGCGTCAGCTGCACACCCGCGGTGACCGCCTGGCGTACTCCAACGGCATCCTGCTCCTCGCGGCGGCGGCGGTGGTCCTCGTCGTCGCCTTCGACGCCCAGGTCACCCGCCTCATCCAGCTCTACATCGTCGGGGTGTTCATCTCCTTCACGGTCAGCCAGCTCGGCATGGTGCGGCACTGGACCAGCCGGCTGCGGGTCGAGACCTCGGGCCCGGTCCGCGCCCGCATGCGACGCTCCCGGATGGTGAACTCCTTCGGCCTGGTCATGACGGCCACCGTCCTGCTCATCGTCCTGGTCACGAAGTTCACCCACGGCGCGTGGATCACCCTGGTGCTCATGGCGGTCCTGTACGGCGCGATGAACGGCATCCGGCGCCACTACGACGCGGTCGCGCGTGACCTCACCGTGCCCGACCTGGCCGCCGCCCGCGCCCTGCCCTCGCGCGTGCACGGCGTCGTCCTGGTCTCCAAGCTCCACCAGCCCGCCATGCGGGCGCTGGCCTACGCCCGGGCCACGCGACCGTCGACCCTCGAGGCCGTGACGGTCAACGTCGACCCGGCCGACACGGCCGAGCTGCGCCGGGCGTGGGAGGAGGCCGAGATCCCCGTCCCGCTCACCGTGCTGGACTCCCCGTTCCGGGAGATCACGCGTCCGGTGGTCGAGCACGTCCGGGCGGTGCGGCGCGCCTCGCCGCGCGACCTCGTCGTCGTGTTCGTCCCCGAGTACGTCGTGAGCCACTGGTGGGAGCAGGTGCTGCACAACCAGAGCGCCCTGCGGCTCAAGGGCCGCCTGCTCTACACCCCGGGCGTCGTCATGGCCTCGGTCCCGTTCCAGCTGCACGAGGTCGACCACCTGGAGGAGAAGAAGTGA
- a CDS encoding OB-fold nucleic acid binding domain-containing protein, which produces MGRLLESVHRLTASREEIDAAEQLRTARTSGATPVAECVARRPARVAGVISSLTYRPRGETPALVARLYDGSGSVELIFLGRRDVPGIEPGRRLVAEGTVYDDHGRPAIFNPAYELGARGDD; this is translated from the coding sequence ATGGGCCGGCTCCTGGAGTCCGTGCACCGGCTCACCGCCTCACGCGAGGAGATCGACGCCGCGGAGCAGCTGCGCACCGCCCGGACCTCGGGTGCCACCCCCGTCGCCGAGTGCGTCGCGCGCCGGCCCGCCCGCGTGGCCGGGGTCATCTCCTCCCTCACCTACCGCCCGCGGGGCGAGACGCCCGCCCTGGTGGCCCGCCTGTACGACGGCTCCGGCTCGGTGGAGCTGATCTTCCTCGGGCGCCGGGACGTCCCGGGCATCGAGCCCGGACGCCGGCTCGTCGCCGAGGGCACGGTCTACGACGACCACGGCCGCCCCGCCATCTTCAACCCCGCCTACGAGCTCGGCGCCCGGGGGGACGACTGA
- a CDS encoding TrkA family potassium uptake protein produces MGCGRVGATLAEQLEEGGHSVAVVDQNPDAFRRLPEDFQGRRVTGLGFDRDALAQAGIEEAYAFAAVSNGDNSNIIAARVVRETFGVANVVARIYDPRRAEVYQRLGIPTVATVRWTADQVLRRLLPMGAVAEFQDASSQVSLASFDLHRRWVGEDMRRLERVAGARVAYLTRLGLGIIPEEGTVLQEHDVVHLVVATDRIGPVQRLLAVAPAEEE; encoded by the coding sequence ATGGGCTGCGGCCGGGTCGGCGCCACGCTGGCCGAGCAGCTGGAGGAGGGCGGCCACTCCGTCGCCGTCGTCGACCAGAACCCCGACGCGTTCCGGCGTCTGCCCGAGGACTTCCAGGGCCGGCGGGTGACCGGGCTGGGGTTCGACCGCGACGCCCTCGCCCAGGCGGGGATCGAGGAGGCCTACGCCTTCGCGGCGGTCTCCAACGGCGACAACTCCAACATCATCGCCGCCCGGGTCGTGCGCGAGACGTTCGGCGTCGCCAACGTCGTCGCCCGCATCTACGACCCCCGGCGGGCCGAGGTCTACCAGCGTCTGGGCATCCCGACGGTGGCGACCGTGCGCTGGACCGCGGACCAGGTGCTGCGCCGGCTGCTGCCGATGGGCGCGGTGGCGGAGTTCCAGGACGCCTCCTCCCAGGTCTCCCTGGCCAGCTTCGACCTGCACCGGCGGTGGGTCGGCGAGGACATGCGCCGCCTGGAGCGGGTGGCCGGGGCCCGGGTGGCCTACCTCACCCGGCTCGGGCTCGGCATCATCCCGGAGGAGGGCACGGTGCTCCAGGAGCACGACGTCGTCCACCTCGTCGTGGCCACCGACCGGATCGGACCGGTGCAGCGGCTCCTCGCCGTCGCGCCGGCGGAGGAGGAGTGA